TTACAGCGATCGACAATGCGAGATTCCGAAAGGTCGTTGTTCCAGGGGATCAATTGAGAATGGAAGTTCAGTTGACGCGGTGTCGAAGCAAAACCGGGGTTGTTCAAGGAAAAGCTTTTGTAGGAGATCAACTTGCTGCTGAAGCCGATTTGATGTTTGCGTTAGTAGGGAGAACCGAAACAACAGCTGCAAAGGTTTGAATTATGCCGATTGATCCGAGGGCGGTGATTGATCCAACCGCTAAAATTGCCCCGAATGTAGAGATGGGTCCTTTTACTGTGGTGGGGCCAAATTCTGAAATTGCCTCGGGTTGTCGCATTGATTCTCATGTGGTCATTGGTCAAGATACCTTTATCGGTCCCGATGTACGCATTTACCCTTGGGCTTCTGTGGGGAGTGATTCCCAAGATAAAAAGTTTAAAGGTGAAAAAGTTTATGCCCGCATTGGTGCAAGGACGGTCATTCGTGAATTTGTAACCATTAATCGTGGGACAGGGGAGGGGACCCAGACCGTTATTGGCGAAGATTGTTTGATTATGGCTTATGCCCACGTCGCTCATAATTGTAGGGTGGGTAATCACGTGATTTTAGCAAATGTAGGAACTTTGGCAGGACATGTTGAAATTGAGGATGGGGCTGTGGTTGGTGGGCTTGTTGCGATCCATCAATTTTGTCGAATCGGAGCTCTTTCGATTATTGGAGGTTGCTCAAAAGTGGTTCAAGATGTTCCGCCCTTTTCCATGACAGATGGTCACCCTGCTATTGTGAGGACGATCAATTCAGTGGGTTTGACTCGAAAGGGAATAAGTCAGGATTTACAAAATCATATTAAAAAGGCATTTAAAATTCTTTTTCGATCAGGCTTAACCATCACCCATGCTATTAAAAAGGTTGAAGAAGAAATTCCCTCCTCCCCAGAGATTCACCATCTGATTGAGTTTATCCGAAAGGCTGAACGAGGCATTTGCCGCTGAGTGAATAAAAAGAGTCTACGGTCCACTGTCTATAGTCCATAGAAATAAACGATTTCCTTGAAACTGTCGACTGTGGACTGTGGACTGTGGACTCGTTTTCATGCGTTTCAAACTTTTTTTAAAGGATGTTTGTAATGTGAACTCTTTAGCCATCATTGCAGGAAATCGTGACTTCCCTATCCTTGTGGCTCGTCAAGCTCGAGGAGAAGGGGTTCAAACCATTTTAGGAATAGGGTTTTCTGGAATCACTTCTCCTGAATTATCTCAAGCAGTCGACAGAATGGTCTGGATGGGTCTTGGGCAGCTTGGAAAAATGAAAAAGATTTTAAAAGATGCGGGGATTCGTGAATTGGTGATGGCTGGACAAATTCCTCATCGACTGACTCTAAGGTCTTTAAAATTTGATTTAGAGGGCTTAAAATTTTTTAAAGCAATTAAAGAAAAAAATGCGCGGACTCTTCTGGGTGGGCTTGTTTTAGAATTAGAGAGGGAAGGTTTTCAATTCCTTGATTCGACTCAATTTCTGACTCAATCCCTTGTGAAAAAAGGGGTTTTGACTTCTAAAAAACCAACTCAAAATCAATATCAAGATTTGTCTTATGGGTGGAAGGTCGCAAAGGTTTTGGCCGATCTTGAGGCAGGCCAAACCGTGGTGGTGAAGTCAGGGGTTCTTATTGCCTTAGAGGGATTAGAAGGAACGGATGAGGCCATTTTAAGAGGGGGCGCTTTGGCTGGCAAGGGAACGACGGTTGTAAAAGTAGCTCGTTCTCGTCAGGATATGAGATATGATATTCCGGTTGTTGGTTTAGAAACTTTGCAGGTTCTCCAAAAAATTAAATCTGCTGTACTAGGTCTTGAAGCTGGAAAGACGCTTCTTTTGGATCAGGAAGAATTTTTTGAAAGGGCTCATAAAATGGGTTTAATTGTCGTTGGGATGGTCCCACCACCTCCGGCCGACCCTTGAGGGGCGATGGAATATGATAGCGCAATTACTTTGTTTTGTAGAATTAAGCCCGCCTTTGGCGGGCCTCGGAGGTGGTGGGATGAAAACACTTAAAGTTGCTGTAGTAGGGGTGGGCTATTTGGGAAAGGAACATGCTCGAATCTATAGCCAACTTTCTTCTGTCGAGCTTATAGGCCTTGTTGATATTGATTTTGAAAAGGTCTCTAAAATAGCCCATCGTTATGGGACTCAAGCTTATCCCAATTGTGAAGCTTTGCCTCCAGGAATTGATTTAGTCAGTGTGGCTGTTCCAACGGTGGAACATTTTCATGTTGCCGATACCCTTTTGGAAAAAGGGGTTCATGTCCTGGTCGAAAAACCGATTGCTCAAACGATTGAGCAGGCTTCTCGCCTTGTTGAAAAGGCAAGAGCGAAAGGTCTTGTTTTTCAAGTGGGACACATCGAGCGCTATAATCCTGCATTTAAAGCACTCGAAGGAATTTTAGACAAGCCACGTTTCATTGAGTGCCATCGTTTAAGTCCTTTTCCTGAGCGTGGGACAGACGTTGGTGTTGTGTTAGATCTCATGATTCATGATATTGAAGCGGTTCTTCATTTGGTTCGTTCTCCTTTGAAAGAAATTCGTGCAGTGGGTGTTCCGGTTTTAAGCCCCTATGAAGATATTGCGAATGCGAGGCTCGAATTCGAAAATGGATGCATTGCAAATTTAACGACGAGTCGTATTTCAATTGAGAAGATGAGGAAGATTCGGGTTTTTCAAGCCAATGCCTATATCTCTCTTGATTATTTTAAGCAAGAAGGAAAAATTTATCATAAAGAAGGACAAAAAATTACTTGTCAGCCTATTCCTTTTGAAAAGGCAGAACCTCTCCAATTGGAAATTGCTTCTTTTGTCGATTGTGTGAAACATCAGAAAAATCCTTTAGTCTCTGGAGAGCATGGAAAACAGGCTTTGGAAGTTGCCATGGAAGTGTTAAAGATGATTAAATCATGAAAATTCAAAATCCAAAAATCAAAATGCAAAATGACATATTAAAATCCAAAATTTCTAATGCTATTGCATGGGAGACATTTTAAATTTTACATTGTCCGACAAGATTTTTGCCGCCTGTGGCGAGCCACGCCCTTGGGCGGGATGTTTGATTTTTGGATTTTTCATAATTGAATTTATTTTATCTTCGCTCGCGTTGGTATGGACCCATGGATGGTACTATGAAAATCATGATTATTGCAGGAGAGCCCTCTGGAGACCAGATTGGGGCTCTTTTGGCTCAGGCTTTGAGGAAGGAAAACCCGCATTTGAAACTTGAGGGGCTGGGGGGAGAAATGATGAAGGAGGCCGGTGTCCAGATTTTAGAGGATATAACAAAATGGGCAGTGGTCGGTCTTTTTG
Above is a window of Chlamydiota bacterium DNA encoding:
- the lpxA gene encoding acyl-ACP--UDP-N-acetylglucosamine O-acyltransferase, with product MPIDPRAVIDPTAKIAPNVEMGPFTVVGPNSEIASGCRIDSHVVIGQDTFIGPDVRIYPWASVGSDSQDKKFKGEKVYARIGARTVIREFVTINRGTGEGTQTVIGEDCLIMAYAHVAHNCRVGNHVILANVGTLAGHVEIEDGAVVGGLVAIHQFCRIGALSIIGGCSKVVQDVPPFSMTDGHPAIVRTINSVGLTRKGISQDLQNHIKKAFKILFRSGLTITHAIKKVEEEIPSSPEIHHLIEFIRKAERGICR
- a CDS encoding Gfo/Idh/MocA family oxidoreductase, with the protein product MKTLKVAVVGVGYLGKEHARIYSQLSSVELIGLVDIDFEKVSKIAHRYGTQAYPNCEALPPGIDLVSVAVPTVEHFHVADTLLEKGVHVLVEKPIAQTIEQASRLVEKARAKGLVFQVGHIERYNPAFKALEGILDKPRFIECHRLSPFPERGTDVGVVLDLMIHDIEAVLHLVRSPLKEIRAVGVPVLSPYEDIANARLEFENGCIANLTTSRISIEKMRKIRVFQANAYISLDYFKQEGKIYHKEGQKITCQPIPFEKAEPLQLEIASFVDCVKHQKNPLVSGEHGKQALEVAMEVLKMIKS
- the lpxI gene encoding UDP-2,3-diacylglucosamine diphosphatase LpxI (LpxI, functionally equivalent to LpxH, replaces it in LPS biosynthesis in a minority of bacteria.), whose protein sequence is MNSLAIIAGNRDFPILVARQARGEGVQTILGIGFSGITSPELSQAVDRMVWMGLGQLGKMKKILKDAGIRELVMAGQIPHRLTLRSLKFDLEGLKFFKAIKEKNARTLLGGLVLELEREGFQFLDSTQFLTQSLVKKGVLTSKKPTQNQYQDLSYGWKVAKVLADLEAGQTVVVKSGVLIALEGLEGTDEAILRGGALAGKGTTVVKVARSRQDMRYDIPVVGLETLQVLQKIKSAVLGLEAGKTLLLDQEEFFERAHKMGLIVVGMVPPPPADP